In Dama dama isolate Ldn47 chromosome 20, ASM3311817v1, whole genome shotgun sequence, a single window of DNA contains:
- the LOC133041519 gene encoding uncharacterized protein LOC133041519, which yields MQLIPEGRTGFLEQVSPSPPPSCQQLHPPWPLNKPGPFRMSPEGHRATLRAWKGHGCCRGLPTLVDNIPYEANLLQVKTIQSAPPGVHWEGSFGMSEARRLKGRPEVNNARGGTSTSCQGGRAAGELGGEEWCQGSQRGLSVASCNGCYIPQKRAAVLGEAEVEQRTRQKTKQRTTKDRYGGEHAGSALSPGQAGGTKGRVPHFHPWIRQGSGGGGVLASQFSFGFLYHETPRDMGFSPYSHQDRLHPDK from the exons ATGCAGCTAATCCCTGAAGGTCGGACAGGATTCTTAGAGCAAGTCAGTCCCAgccctcctccttcctgccaGCAGCTGCACCCTCCGTGGCCCCTCAATAAGCCAGGCCCCTTCAGGATGAGCCCCGAGGGGCACAGGGCCACCCTCAGGGCCTGGAAAGGACACGGGTGCTGTCGGGGGCTGCCCACCCTGGTAGACAACATCCCCTATGAGGCCAACCTCTTGCAGGTCAAGACCATCCAGTCCGCACCTCCTGGGGTCCACTGGGAGGGCTCCTTTGGCATGTCGGAAGCGAGGAGGCTTAAAGGGAGACCGGAGGTGAACAATGCAAGAGGAGGCACCAGCACTTCCTGCCAAG GAGGAAGAGCGGCTGGAGAGCTCGGTGGAGAGGAGTGGTGTCAGGGTTCCCAGAGGGGCCTCAGTGTGGCCAGCTGCAATGGATGCTACATTCCTCAAAAAAGAGCAGCAGTGCTGGGAGAGGCAGAGGTGGAACAAAGGACAAGACAGAAAACTAAGCAGAGGACCACCAAGGACAGGTACGGCGGGGAACACGCGGGCTCTGCCCTGAGCCCGGGGCAGGCGGGAGGAACCAAGGGCCGTGTCCCCCACTTCCACCCCTGGATTCggcaggggagtgggggtgggggagtcctGGCCTCACAATTCTCCTTTGGGTTTCTTTACCACGAGACACCGAGAGACATGGGTTTCAGCCCATATAGTCACCAAGACCGACTACACCCAGACAAATGA
- the LOC133040364 gene encoding general transcription factor IIF subunit 2-like translates to MCMYFLLPLQASGFHQLVLVSRFPCIPNSAPSAQVPMASGGSRLKPQSIPLNLEGIQQNQRMWLVKVPKYLSQQWSEASGSGEVGKLKIATNQGKSEISFTLNKELTDIWGTNGQPAPVHAPTEHQFLLHSDRGQVLTVLTEHAPDQLSLQGTVVHRGECRPAPSENYMRLKRMQIERASKPARTVQKLEKVVTTNYKPVANHQYNIEYEKRKKETGKRVKADKDRVLTLLFAAFEKHQYYNIKDLVGITMQPVVYLKEILNEIGVRNVKGPHKNTWELKAEYRCYQREVKRE, encoded by the coding sequence ATGTGCATGTATTTCCTGCTTCCTCTCCAGGCTTCTGGATTCCACCAGCTGGTTTTGGTGTCTCGCTTCCCCTGCATTCCTAACTCTGCACCCTCAGCTCAGGTGCCCATGGCCTCCGGAGGCAGCCGACTCAAGCCCCAGAGCATTCCACTCAACTTGGAGGGAATCCAACAGAACCAGCGTATGTGGCTGGTGAAGGTACCAAAGTACCTGTCGCAGCAGTGGTCGGAAGCTTCTGGAAGCGGTGAAGTAGGGAAGCTGAAGATTGCCACAAATCAAGGGAAGTCGGAAATCTCCTTTACTCTGAATAAGGAACTTACAGACATTTGGGGTACAAATGGACAACCGGCCCCGGTCCACGCTCCCACGGAGCATCAGTTTCTCTTGCATTCAGACAGAGGGCAGGTCCTCACGGTGCTTACTGAGCATGCGCCGGATCAACTTTCCCTGCAAGGAACCGTGGTCCATCGTGGCGAATGCAGACCTGCTCCCAGTGAAAACTACATGAGGCTGAAGAGGATGCAAATAGAGCGGGCTTCCAAACCTGCCAGGACTGTACAGAAACTGGAGAAGGTGGTCACGACCAATTATAAACCTGTTGCCAATCATCAGTACAATATTGAatatgagaagagaaagaaagaaaccggaAAGAGAGTGAAGGCGGATAAAGACCGAGTGTTAACCTTGCTATTTGCTGCCTTTGAGAAACACCAGTATTATAACATAAAGGACTTGGTTGGCATCACTATGCAACCTGTGGTGTACCTGAAGGAAATCTTGAATGAAATCGGTGTTCGAAATGTAAAAGGACCCCACAAAAACACTTGGGAGCTGAAGGCAGAGTACCGGTGTTATCAGAGAGAAGTGAAGAGAGAGTGA